Part of the Aptenodytes patagonicus chromosome 2, bAptPat1.pri.cur, whole genome shotgun sequence genome, GTATCTTGTTGCACAGGCTACTAACACTGGGCAACGCttgacaaaaataaaagcatgtgaAAGGATGATCATCCACATCAAAGTGACATTTACAGCAACAAtacatatgtttttaattctactttttttgCTCTTACTATATTGCCTCTGATAATGAGAACTGAAACTGCTATTCTTCCCTAGTTACACAAGTCCTGATGGACCTCTGGAGAGGGAGACGCATGATAATTTGCGCCATGAACTTTATGACAAGGTGAATGCAGGGTCATTTTTCCCTGATCAATCTATTCCATTGGCAAGACTGAATTGTCAGGTGTGCTCCTCAAGGATCCCTAGCTTTAAATTTAGACGACATACTTGGAGACCACCACAGAAAGATAGAATTGCCTCTCAAAACAACGTAGACCAATAGCAGGGAACACACCAAAGAATGCCAACAATGTGGATATTACAGAACCAAACATTTCTATTGCTATTACAGTATGCTGTATTGTATCTGATACTTGCAATAGCATTAAATAAAAAGTGCAAGTATTACTGGCAGGTCAAAGAGTAAGAAGTATAGGGATACTATTTGCTGATTTGGAGAAGCCTGTTAGAAGAGCAACTTCCAGAGCACAATCAGATGCCATCGACTGAAAGAAGTTTTAAGAAAGGTGCACTTGCATATTATGCCATAGTCATAGTACTGCTTTGTGCTCCTGTGAacaagcaggacttgccttgtAAATTCATTCTAGTTACTTTTTAATTAGAGAACAGAGAGCTAGCAAGTAATATGGGGAAAAGGACGGATGGTCCTTATTTGTTTTGGAAGTTTAAATACATAGTGATTTTCCCAAGAAAAGCTTAATATATGtggcaggaaagggaaaagagccTATTTGGTTTTAGTAGGTAAAGGCAGGATACAGTTGTTAAGACAAGCTACACATCAATGTAGAATACTTCATATTTCCATAGTGACAGAGTATAAGCTATGGTTTGTACTCTGGTAATTGGAGCAAGAGACTATAGTTCCAGCCTGGGATCAATTATCTACGAAGAACAAAACAGCGACTGACAGAATTTAAGCCTGAAAGTTTTATTCCATATTGCTTTCTAGACTGAACTTGTTGCCTGAAAACTGTAATGCTGATTTGGTACTTACATGTTTTAGTCTATCCTCGCTTTGATACTGATGTGTTTCAGTCTATCCTCATAGATCCATTTTCACATGTATCTGCTTGTGACCACCACAGTAAAAGTTTCTGCTTTCCCTCACTACTTCTTCCTGCAGATCAAGGTTGGCCTTTCCACAGGTATGTGGATGGTGTGTCTCAAAGTGCAAGGCTTCATATAAACAGCCATTCCCAACTAGATATATAAACTTAGCACACAGGGAATGATAAGGAGCAAAGTCTGAAGTTTTCCTATGAAGATCACCAGAGCGAAGTAGAGACCTTCTTTGTTTCACTAGTGCCAACAGCTTCACATATCACAAGTACTTTAGGGAGAATATCCAAGAACAGCATTCCACAGTTGAGACCAGTGGGATGGGATTTGTCTGGGTCCTCAGCAGATGCTGTGCCAATTTAAACGTTGTTAATTTATTATGAGCAGCAGTGATCCAAGCAGATATATTATTCATAAGAAAATCAAAGGCCCAAGGAAAGGACCACATACGATTACTTGTTTCAGGTCTCTTTGCAGAGATGATTGCACCATGAGAGAACTGTGCCAGCCAAGACGCTCTACAAACTGGTAGAGAGCCAGACTAAAAAGCAACCAGATTTATGTTTAAAGACAGACACTGCAAGTTcaagtaattattttctatttagagCATGAGATGGACTTACCAGAAGACATGTATAATGTCACATTTATGCTCAGTTGACAAATCATTTGCATAAGGTCAGATAGGCTGAATGCAAGTTACTGGGTTTTATGAAAGGATCCTTTGCCGTCTTTGTACATGCTCAGGTGCTACTCAAAACGCAACATACATTAAGTCTTCTTGGACTTGGCCACTGCACACTAACATTACAAAACTACAACCATCATAACAGCCATCTAGCCTCAGTCAGACCCTGGACTTATAGAAAAGTCAGTGCTCAGTAACCTACACTGAATTTACAATTAATTTGCAATGCATAACTAATATTACTTCCTAAATCTAGGTCATTACAAAGAATGAATTGAAGGCCAGTCAGATGATCACTGAAACCAGCAgcaatggaaaggagaaaaagagagggaaggaggaagaaggggaagagacAGGAAGGGAGGTTGAGCTCTTACAGGTAGaatgaatggagaaaaaaaaaaaaaagaggaggggtgTACATGCATGTGAGTGATTGCAGCATAGCCTCCAAACACACAGCTTCTACAGACAGAATAGTTCCGACCTTGCTTTAAGTCTGACTGTGTTGGTTCAACTTCATCTATAAATTGACACAAGCAAGTTAAGCAGCTGTAGGCCCACATAATTTGGTTCAACTTGATACCACCACATCAATTTAACTAAAGTGATATAAACAGCAGGTTTAGAATCACGCCCCATTAAACTTTGGCCAAGCAGCAATTACTACCTGGGACCATGTTCCAtcaccagcattttaaaaaaaagtcacttaccGACAACAGATTAAAATGCTCTCTGGAGCAAAGATGAAAGCTCGGACCCTCCTTCTCCAGACACACGTCCTGTTTGAGAGTCATGCTTATATGATGGAATGCTGCATAAGTGAAATTAAGCAAGAAGGTAGATGATGTCCTACGGCCAGCCTCACACAGCCTAGGTGGTGTTACACATAGTCTGACAATGAGAGCATCCACCTATCTGTATTAAAGGAGCAGAAGCTGCTACCTGTAATGGAGCAATCCCTACTTTGAGTCTGACAAGACCCAGTTCCTAAAGAGGTTTCAAGGGTGTGAATCCCAAGCAGAATCAGATATTTACACTCTGATCCTCTCAACTGGAGGACAAATGCTTATGTCCTCACCTGTCACATATGCCAGCTTGGGTAGTTCTCCAGCTCACATTGATTACCATTCTAAGGCACTGgctgtttcttttaaacaagtAGCAGGTGTAGCTACTTAATTCAGGGATGACAATCTTGCTTCCAGGAGTAAGTGTTGTAATGCTGAGTATCATAATATCTTTGTGCTTCCATTTGTGAACCTAGCTATAGATACTAGGACATGAACAAATTAAGACTGTCAAACAATGCCAAAAGACAAACACCTAGGATAATTAATCCCCCAGTAAACATTTACATCCAATTCAGTGTTGAAAAGAATACAAATCTACCCAATACAAACCAAACCCATGCTGCAGCCAAACGCCACTTCCAAGCCTGCGAGAAGCCTGCCAAACAAGGCAGgacattttttccatgaaaaccaAATTAAGTACAAAGCAGATATTGTAATACCATTCAGCTCTCAAATACTTGACAAGCTGGGTTTTAAAAAGGTACAGATTGGACTTTCCATAGTTAAGATAAACACAAACGCTAATCTTGGGTTTCTAAATATATTGTTTATTTATAGTTAAACATTAACATATGAACAGAAATCTGCAAGCACGCAGAGATAATCTTTCAGTGATGTTTCTGTTTAAATTGAAGTCCACAGTAGCCACACGTTCCGGTCTTTGTATCTTTGTcctacaaaaaatataaaaatataacagctGCTAGTTTCACTTTATAAAACCTTTAGAAATTACAGATTTTCTCTTATTTATATGTGCCATCTTAAAATGGATCAATACAGCTGAAGTACAGAGTTTAATCTTATTTCATACACTGGAAGTAAGAACAATGGTATGAGGTTCATGCTTGATTTCTGTATCTTATGCAGCTTCCCTTCCGCCAGCCTTTTAACTACCAGGCCTAATCTcaacaatataattttaaagtcaAGCCAAGTGATACCATCTCTTCAGCAATAAAGAATCCTCTTACCGAACTGGACATCTTAAGTCAGTTCAGTCATATCTGTTCCAATGTTCCGAAAAGATCATTTCATAACTATTTTAATACAGAATAGGATGTGGCATTTTCAAGTTATATCTGGACAGAAATTTTGGCCAGTAACGTAAGCTGACAGAGTTAGTTGCAGGAAGGAGGAAATTTCAGTAGGATTCCGGgagaaattctgaaagaaaacgTTTTACAGAAAAGTAGCAGTTACTACTGCAtaaaattttattcttctttccaaaagacacatattttttaaaaatttagaagtGTGACTGACTGCAAGCTCCTTAACATGACAAAAGACATGACAGTTAGATAAAAGCTAAGGGATCTTCTGTTATTTAGCAACACGACTATTTGCAGCCATGAAATGAAGTAAACTCGTGGTTCCCCTTCCTTAATACAGGATTAGAAGTGAAAAATCCAGACTAACCTCCACCCCCGAAAGCCTGGATTTCAATTGTTAGGGTTGGGGAAACAAGCTGGTCTAATACCATTCTCTCTTTGCAGACGTTAGGTTTCAAGAACTAAGCCATAGATGTCTTGTAATTTGATTGTTAACACAAAAAGATCTCAAAATTCACAAAAACTAAAGCATTCCTCAAGAGCAGCGTGGCGCAGGTCAGACGAATCAACATAAATGCAACCGATCACCAGCATGCTACAGAAGTTAGCTGAAGACTGAAGAACACAAGCTTCTTAAGTTTTATGAATTAGAACCTCCAAGCATTTGACTTTGAATAATGTAATATGAATCATTATGAAGTGCTTACTTTGTTCGAAATAGAAATGCTTGTGATTATAGTCAGGAGTCACAACAACACTGACACTAAAGGACACCAGCTCTCCCCCACCATTCTTTTGGGTATTAAGCAAACGTCAAAGTTTAAGTGAGCAAGCAAAGATTAAGACATCTGCAGTTAGGGTCTGACTGAGAACAGTACCTAAGCAACAGGTCATCGTTGATTCCACAGAGGTCATATGACAGTAGCCTCAATATTCTTATTCTCTAGAACAAGAATACACTGGAAACTATCACTACTGTCATTCTTCACTGATTCTCTGACCACGATGGAAACTTTCAATCTTCAGAGCTAGCAAGATTCCCAAAGACTGTaagagttttgttgtttttttttttcttgaacatgcaggattcaaaataaattacatattCCTAAGAATACTGCAAATGTATCCTCAGTCTACACAGTGGCATTTAAATAATTAGAGTAAGTTTCTCAAAACACAGCAAGCATATTATTTTTTGCTCACAAGGCACTGCTTGCTCATATTACTTCgtagttaatttattttttcaaaaaaaattattgtccCATCAAACAAATCAAAATCAAGAACAAGAAATGCCTGGTAACTTCAAATGGAAACCCTCTATAGCTCTTCTGAGTAGAAATCTTAATTTTATATTAGGCACCAAATAAAATTAACAGCTCCGGTGGTTAATCATTTTACTTTGTTAAACTAACATGCCAAAAAGTAGATGATCTTACAAACCAGAATTGACAGGCAAAACGTGCTAGACACAGATCAAAAGATATTACCAAGTTTATGTATACTTTAGGATGTCCCAAAgctccaccaccaccatcacATGATATCACTCTGCTTTCAACTTCACTCACAGGCTGCTCTGCTATCAAATCAATTGCAAAATTCTTGTTCACCtgtaagagaaaaaggaagcGTTCAGATACCTGCCCCACTCAAACAGAAAGCAATTGATATTCACCACCTCCCCAAGCAGTTCCACTATAGCCATCTTGAGAAGTTCCTGCATATGTTTCCTCCCACCTCCTTCACCAGCTCTTAGGCTGTGCTATAAGCCAGATCAGTGAATTAAGCATGTTAAACTCTGCAAAAGTAATCCCCTTCCCCGACGCACAGGCCACATCAGTGCTCAGGTTTACAACGTGACCTAAGCAGATTCAGCAGAGAGGTGAACAGGAAGAAGCAGCCAAGAACAGAAGATATTTAACTGACGCTGCCTCTGTATTGTGCTTTAGCGACTACATGATAAAAATTGCAAAAGACTCACTGCTGATAAACTCAAAAATAGTGGTGGAACAAGTAAGGTCAGGAGTGAGATAAAACAACTGCTGGTAATTTAAAGCCTCTCACCATGCACCTTATTCTATCACGGCACAGGAATCTCAGGAAAACGTGGTGTGCATAACAACAATCAGAAAGGCAAATTGTTCagcattagaaaaaagaaaagcctctaaGTGTCACTATGCCACTCTCTAAATCCATCTTATACACACTTCCTGAATATGCACATCACTGACAAACAGGGCTTTTTCCTAGAGCATGTCTACATAGCCTGGCAAACGTATCCACCTCTGGACAGGCCTGTGACACAGCTGCTTGCACCTCAGCAGGACCTACAGCACCCAGCCGCAGCGCTTTCCTCCCTCATCCACACCAGCCTCTTCCAACCCGGTCTGCACCAGCGCTGAGCAGACAactatcctggtttcggcagggatagagttaatttccttcctagtagcgggtacagtgctgtgttttggatttagggtgagaataattttgataacacaccgatgttttagttgttgctaggtagtgcttacactagccaaggatttctcagcttcccatgctctaccaactggaagggctgcaggtgcacgggaggctgggagggggcacagccaggacagctgacccaaactggccaaagagacattccataccatgtgacgtcatgctcagcatataaagctgggggaagaagaaggaaggggggggacgtttggagtgatggcgtttgtcttcccaagtaaccgttacatgtgatggatcCCTGCTTtactggagatggctgaacacctgcctgcccgtgggaagtagtgaatgaattccttggtttgctttgcttgcgtgcgtggcttttgctttacctattaaactgtctatctcaacccatgagttttctcacttttactcttcctgttctctcccccatcccactgtgggggagtgagcgagcggctgtgtggggcttagttgccggctggggttaaaccacaacaacaaccaACCCTACAACCAACCCTACCCCTCAGGTAAACATGCTCCAGGAGGGGCCAGCTTTTTCAAAGGCAATGTTATACACAcaagtatataaaataatatgCATACCCAAAGAAGGCTCTGTGTATAAGGTTCATAAACATGTTGGTGTTTGAATGAAGATGAGATTCTTGGGAAAAAGATAGCTAAGTGTCCATTAAATGAATCCCTAAGAACTACAATGGTATTTTTATATAGTTCTAGCGCACAACAACTTAGGATCTTTCACCAAGCCTCCAATTAAGTCTCCCCAAAATCTGCATTTTTGGTACAGCAGGGGAAAAGTCAGTTTTGCCAAAAAACGGATTTTCTTTACCTGAAGATGATGATAGCTAAGTAAAGTTAACAAAAAATTAACTTTCGGTATTGAAGCAAATTGGCAACATCAAGGACCTCGTTGCCTGGGGCCTGTGTCTGCAAGTCATATGTAATCTTTGCCAACCTGCAAGGatttttactgctgcttttaatAACACTCAAAATTGTG contains:
- the NDUFS6 gene encoding NADH dehydrogenase [ubiquinone] iron-sulfur protein 6, mitochondrial isoform X2 gives rise to the protein MAAPGATFRRLLLLSRSLPSRPVAAAAAAARPYGVRASDTGELVTHTGQVNKNFAIDLIAEQPVSEVESRVISCDGGGGALGHPKVYINLDKDTKTGTCGYCGLQFKQKHH